The proteins below come from a single Halostagnicola larsenii XH-48 genomic window:
- a CDS encoding glycosyltransferase family 2 protein: MELSVVVSTLNDREQLVSSLDVLTDRTPSSTEIIVVNGPSSDGTTGVVREREDVDVLVEISERNTNVSRNAGLEVASSDVIAFLDGRYAIERGWYEAVENAITAGADIVTGPISGVRDAISRRPREIDGQTVTLFDCDNVAFDSSVLEALDGFDEYLSVDGSRDCAHRVSALGFDVTCEDEMAIQCDVETDGGRREPDWGTTYRSLSYRLAKNDGPRPTVVGRIGASALRDGVSAIRTILSGESTPTGWFDDGISVTKNLGSGFIDGVRARYADRSLRRNPNGLSVRHDRAVQVYDRRDTTAE; this comes from the coding sequence ATGGAGCTCTCGGTAGTCGTCTCGACGCTCAACGACCGGGAGCAACTGGTCTCTAGTCTCGATGTCCTGACCGATCGAACGCCATCCTCGACCGAAATCATCGTTGTTAACGGCCCGTCGTCGGACGGAACGACCGGTGTCGTTCGCGAGCGCGAGGACGTCGACGTCCTCGTCGAAATCTCGGAACGAAACACGAACGTCTCTCGAAACGCCGGCCTCGAGGTCGCCTCGAGCGATGTCATCGCGTTTCTGGACGGCAGGTACGCGATCGAACGAGGGTGGTACGAGGCCGTCGAGAACGCGATTACAGCCGGCGCCGACATCGTTACGGGGCCGATATCGGGCGTCCGGGACGCGATCTCTCGACGACCGCGAGAGATAGACGGGCAAACGGTGACTCTGTTTGACTGTGACAACGTCGCGTTCGACTCGTCGGTGTTAGAGGCGCTCGACGGCTTCGACGAGTACCTCTCCGTTGATGGCTCTCGAGACTGCGCACACCGCGTTAGTGCACTCGGGTTCGACGTGACCTGCGAGGACGAGATGGCGATACAGTGTGACGTCGAAACCGACGGCGGTCGGCGCGAACCCGATTGGGGAACGACGTATCGATCGCTCTCCTATCGACTGGCAAAGAACGACGGACCGCGACCGACGGTCGTCGGCCGGATCGGTGCCAGTGCGCTTCGAGATGGCGTCAGTGCCATTCGGACCATCCTGTCCGGCGAATCGACGCCAACCGGCTGGTTCGACGACGGGATATCGGTGACGAAAAATCTGGGAAGCGGTTTCATAGACGGCGTTCGGGCTCGGTATGCCGACCGATCGTTGCGCCGGAACCCGAACGGGCTTTCGGTGAGACACGATCGCGCGGTGCAGGTGTACGATCGACGCGACACGACGGCGGAGTAG
- a CDS encoding amidohydrolase family protein has product MLELEHGFRIVDVYTRLTPGTETSGGPQVISPDRLEREMHQAGITRSVVFPRATPETSYVAANNGVARRSVDRPFVAFARINGSEKGGSTATSRLRNAVSGRKSFHTTPEDVEQYAYDDRFHGFVLDPATDGYPDVTVLDVLEDVGHPIIVSGGRNAPPTQIAATFLERSIPVIVSHFGGYPLDRDLMNGMIDLLETYDECYLETSFVRYRDVLERALLEHPDRVLFGSGAPDCHPDVAVMEILTLDVSEDKLWRAFSKNTCRVIDALAPDHG; this is encoded by the coding sequence ATGCTGGAGTTGGAACACGGGTTTCGCATCGTCGATGTCTACACGCGACTGACACCCGGTACCGAAACGAGTGGGGGGCCGCAGGTGATCTCACCGGATCGTCTCGAGCGAGAGATGCACCAGGCTGGTATCACGAGGTCGGTCGTCTTTCCGCGCGCAACGCCGGAAACGAGCTATGTCGCCGCGAACAATGGGGTTGCACGCCGGAGCGTCGATAGACCCTTCGTCGCGTTCGCCCGCATCAACGGCTCCGAAAAGGGCGGATCGACGGCCACGAGCCGGCTCCGGAACGCCGTTTCCGGCCGGAAATCGTTTCACACGACGCCGGAAGACGTCGAACAGTACGCGTACGACGACCGATTTCACGGGTTCGTCCTCGATCCGGCTACCGACGGATATCCCGATGTGACCGTCCTCGACGTGCTCGAGGACGTCGGACACCCGATTATCGTCTCTGGCGGACGGAACGCTCCCCCGACGCAGATCGCAGCGACGTTCCTCGAGCGTTCGATTCCCGTCATCGTCTCTCACTTCGGCGGCTATCCGCTCGACCGCGACCTGATGAACGGGATGATCGACCTTCTCGAAACGTACGACGAGTGTTATCTCGAGACGAGTTTCGTCAGATACCGGGACGTACTCGAACGCGCGCTGCTCGAACACCCCGACCGGGTCCTGTTCGGCAGCGGCGCACCGGATTGTCACCCCGACGTGGCCGTCATGGAGATCCTCACGCTCGACGTCTCCGAGGACAAGCTCTGGCGTGCCTTTTCAAAAAATACGTGTCGCGTGATCGACGCGCTCGCGCCGGATCACGGCTGA
- the thsA gene encoding thermosome subunit alpha, translated as MFVLSEDSQRTQGRDAQSSNIMAGKAVAESVRTTLGPRGMDKMLVGSSGDVVITNDGATILNEMDIEHPAAQMIVEVAESQEDEVGDGTTTASVLAGNLLGEAEDLIEQDVHATTIVEGYHEAARIALEAIDEQVSEVAVDDDILGQVAESSMTGKGTGGLTAEELGETVVETIRHVETDDGVARENVSVHTQVGASSNATELVPGIVIDEEPAHDGMPTDVEDASIALLDVELELQTGEVDAEYAIDSIDQLNAAIDAEEGELEGYAETIVDSGVDVVFTTDGVDDRVAAKLANEGVLVFENIGSSDAKNVASATGVSRVGSLDDLEEADFGHAEHVRTESYNDDELAFIEGGSAAESVTVFVRGGTKHVVDELERTIGDALDVVATALESGEVVPGAGATEIAIADKVRSEAAGIEGRKQLAITAFADAVDIIPRTLAANTGRDPIDSLVDLRAAHESEGRAGLITDSEDVTIGDPLEHGVVDPADVKREAVESATEAATMIARIDDVISAE; from the coding sequence ATGTTTGTTTTGAGCGAGGATAGTCAGCGAACGCAGGGCCGCGATGCCCAGTCGTCGAACATCATGGCCGGCAAAGCGGTCGCCGAGTCGGTACGGACGACACTCGGCCCCCGCGGCATGGACAAGATGCTCGTCGGCTCGAGCGGCGACGTCGTCATCACGAACGACGGTGCGACCATCTTGAACGAGATGGACATCGAGCACCCGGCCGCACAGATGATCGTCGAAGTCGCCGAGTCCCAGGAGGACGAAGTCGGGGACGGGACGACGACCGCGTCAGTACTCGCCGGCAACCTGCTGGGCGAAGCCGAGGACCTCATCGAGCAGGACGTCCACGCGACGACCATCGTCGAAGGGTATCACGAAGCCGCCCGCATCGCCCTCGAGGCGATCGACGAACAGGTAAGCGAAGTCGCCGTTGACGACGACATTCTCGGTCAGGTCGCTGAATCGAGCATGACCGGCAAAGGAACTGGCGGGCTGACGGCCGAGGAACTCGGCGAAACCGTCGTCGAAACCATTCGCCACGTCGAGACGGACGACGGCGTCGCTCGCGAGAACGTCTCCGTCCACACGCAGGTCGGTGCCTCCTCGAACGCGACGGAACTCGTTCCCGGAATCGTCATCGACGAAGAGCCCGCTCACGACGGGATGCCAACCGACGTCGAAGACGCGTCGATCGCTCTCTTGGACGTCGAACTCGAGCTACAGACCGGCGAGGTCGACGCCGAGTACGCGATCGACTCGATCGATCAGCTCAACGCCGCCATCGACGCAGAGGAAGGTGAACTCGAGGGCTACGCCGAAACGATCGTCGACAGCGGTGTAGATGTCGTGTTCACGACCGACGGAGTCGACGACCGCGTCGCCGCCAAGCTCGCAAACGAAGGCGTTCTCGTCTTCGAGAATATCGGCAGTTCGGACGCTAAAAACGTTGCATCAGCAACGGGCGTCAGCCGCGTCGGCTCGCTCGATGACCTCGAGGAAGCCGACTTCGGCCACGCCGAGCACGTCCGAACCGAGAGCTACAACGACGACGAACTCGCGTTCATCGAAGGCGGTTCGGCCGCCGAATCGGTCACCGTCTTCGTCCGCGGCGGAACCAAACACGTCGTCGACGAACTCGAGCGAACCATCGGTGACGCACTCGACGTCGTCGCGACCGCGCTCGAATCCGGCGAGGTCGTCCCCGGCGCTGGTGCGACCGAAATCGCCATCGCGGACAAAGTCCGCTCGGAAGCCGCCGGCATCGAAGGTCGCAAACAGCTCGCTATTACGGCGTTCGCCGACGCGGTCGATATCATCCCGCGGACGCTCGCCGCCAACACCGGACGGGACCCGATCGATTCGCTCGTCGACCTCCGGGCCGCCCACGAATCCGAGGGCCGTGCGGGTCTGATCACCGACAGCGAGGACGTCACGATCGGTGACCCGCTCGAGCACGGCGTCGTCGACCCGGCCGACGTCAAACGCGAGGCCGTCGAAAGCGCGACGGAAGCAGCAACGATGATCGCGCGAATCGACGACGTCATCTCCGCCGAGTAA
- a CDS encoding HalOD1 output domain-containing protein gives MPGNSPSDRLRKVGEATGQVVYYDDGQGTYHTWCDNDESEPVSTALLVTVSSVFGVEPEDLDALGECIDPDALNAIFVHWRGDEPRIGDGSVSFSFSRCDVTVRSDGEIIIDPHTRARDVLEQ, from the coding sequence ATGCCGGGGAACTCGCCGTCGGACCGATTGCGAAAGGTCGGTGAGGCGACTGGACAGGTTGTTTACTACGACGACGGTCAGGGAACCTATCACACGTGGTGTGACAACGACGAGTCCGAACCGGTGAGCACGGCGCTTCTCGTAACAGTGTCGTCGGTTTTCGGCGTCGAACCTGAAGACCTCGATGCGCTCGGTGAGTGTATCGACCCGGACGCGCTGAACGCGATTTTCGTTCACTGGCGCGGCGACGAACCCCGGATCGGCGACGGGTCGGTGTCGTTTTCGTTTTCCCGCTGTGACGTGACGGTCCGATCGGACGGCGAGATAATTATCGACCCCCACACCCGGGCTCGAGACGTTCTCGAACAGTGA
- a CDS encoding SAM hydrolase/SAM-dependent halogenase family protein: protein MITLSSDFGSPYPAAMKGVISQKTDARLVDVSHDFPRGDVRTAAFWLREILPYYPPASHLVVVDPGVGTDRRAVVVRAGEHALVGPDNGVLFPAARALAASTDGSLEAFEIDDSATETDLLEISHVPETAAENRPNGRSTTFHGRDVFAPAAAAVHETPLDQLGSLEGLSPIGALDSLVEETLPTAALEADSDRARGEVLVVDDFGNVITNVPGTFLADRESVVANGSRVPVGATFASVPVGERLATVGSHGYVELDVNDGRGDEAFSLEPGDEVVLEP, encoded by the coding sequence ATGATAACGCTCAGTTCCGATTTCGGCTCGCCGTATCCGGCGGCGATGAAAGGCGTCATCAGTCAGAAGACGGATGCTCGACTCGTCGACGTCTCCCACGACTTTCCGCGCGGAGACGTCCGAACGGCCGCGTTCTGGCTCCGAGAGATCCTTCCCTACTATCCGCCGGCGTCCCACCTCGTGGTCGTCGACCCGGGCGTCGGAACCGACCGCCGTGCGGTCGTCGTTCGAGCGGGCGAACACGCGCTCGTCGGCCCGGACAACGGCGTCTTGTTCCCGGCCGCTCGAGCGCTTGCGGCCAGTACCGACGGATCCCTCGAGGCGTTCGAAATCGACGACTCGGCGACCGAAACCGACCTGCTCGAGATTTCTCACGTTCCGGAGACGGCGGCTGAAAACCGCCCGAACGGCCGAAGCACGACGTTTCACGGCCGAGACGTGTTCGCGCCGGCCGCCGCGGCGGTTCACGAAACGCCACTGGATCAACTGGGCTCTCTCGAGGGACTCTCGCCTATCGGCGCGCTCGATTCGCTCGTCGAGGAGACGTTGCCGACGGCCGCGCTCGAGGCTGATTCCGACCGAGCGCGCGGAGAGGTACTCGTCGTCGACGACTTCGGGAACGTCATCACCAACGTTCCCGGCACGTTTCTGGCGGATCGCGAATCGGTCGTGGCGAACGGCAGTCGGGTCCCCGTCGGAGCCACGTTCGCGTCCGTCCCAGTCGGCGAGCGACTCGCGACCGTCGGGAGTCACGGCTACGTGGAACTCGACGTCAACGACGGACGCGGCGACGAGGCGTTCTCGCTCGAACCGGGCGACGAAGTGGTGCTCGAGCCCTGA
- a CDS encoding nicotinamide-nucleotide adenylyltransferase, with translation MTRGFYIGRFQPFHNGHYSMVERIAEDVDELVLGIGSAGDSHSTRNPFTAGERIMMITKSLVDFDLVTYAVPIEDLERNSVWVSHVQSMSPDFDIAYSNNPLVIQLFHEAGVDVRQSPMFNREVLEGTELRERMIDDEDWEGLVPDPVVDVVEEANGIERLQMVNDSDSNGT, from the coding sequence ATGACTCGCGGGTTCTACATCGGGCGGTTCCAGCCGTTTCACAACGGCCACTACAGCATGGTCGAACGGATCGCGGAGGACGTCGACGAACTCGTTCTCGGGATCGGGAGCGCCGGCGATTCCCACTCGACGCGGAACCCGTTTACCGCGGGCGAACGCATCATGATGATCACGAAGTCGCTCGTCGATTTCGACCTCGTGACCTACGCGGTGCCGATCGAGGACTTAGAGCGCAACTCCGTCTGGGTGAGCCACGTCCAGAGTATGAGTCCGGATTTCGATATCGCGTACTCGAACAACCCGCTCGTCATCCAGCTTTTTCACGAGGCCGGCGTCGACGTTCGCCAGTCGCCGATGTTCAACCGAGAGGTCCTCGAGGGAACAGAACTCCGCGAGCGGATGATCGACGACGAGGACTGGGAAGGGCTGGTTCCGGACCCCGTCGTCGACGTCGTCGAAGAGGCCAACGGGATCGAACGGCTTCAGATGGTAAACGACTCCGATTCGAACGGTACGTAA
- the lonB gene encoding ATP-dependent protease LonB codes for MSNDTNVDDPPEDPLQPPTADRQGADESLEEGGDDADGEPDGIRGDIGSEDEGRNADNETRDDRGDQVSGSDDDSFDDEQQADEEDDIETVEDLGSSVDVDPGVEIDESIAEDDLLGGLQIDSTADIEVPDRLVDQVIGQDEARDIIIKAAKQRRHVMMIGSPGTGKSMLAKAMSQLLPREDLQDVLVYHNPDDGNEPKVRTVPAGKGEQIIDAHKEEARKRNQMRSILMWIIIAIVIGYTILSGASPLLGIIAAVVIWLFFRYTSRGTDAMVPNMIVDNSDQRTAPFEDATGAHAGALLGDVRHDPFQSGGMETPSHDRVEPGGIHKSNKGVLFVDEINTLDVRTQQKLMTAIQEGEFAITGQSERSSGAMVQTEPVPCDFVMVAAGNMDAMENMHPALRSRIKGYGYEVYMDDTIEETPEMRRKYVRFIAQEIERDGRLPHFDREAAKEVILEAKRRAGRKDHLSLLMRELGGLVRVAGDIARADDREFTNREDVLQAKDRSRSIEQQLADDYIERRKDYELQVTEDGVEGRVNGLAVMGQDSGIMLPVMAEIAPAQGPGQVIATGQLKEMAEESVQNVSAIIKKFSDVNLSEKDVHIQFVQAGQQGVDGDSASITVATAVISALEDIPVDQTVAMTGSLSVRGDVLPVGGVTHKIEAAAKAGCKKVIIPETNEQDVMIEDEYEDMIEIIPCSNISEVLEVALIGQPEKDSLLNRLKQITESAFDPQVSQTGSSNPSPQ; via the coding sequence ATGAGTAACGACACGAATGTTGACGACCCTCCCGAAGACCCCCTGCAGCCGCCGACAGCGGATCGTCAGGGAGCGGACGAGTCGCTCGAGGAGGGCGGCGACGACGCCGACGGGGAACCCGATGGGATCCGCGGCGACATCGGTTCCGAGGATGAGGGACGCAACGCTGACAACGAAACCCGGGACGACCGGGGTGACCAGGTGAGCGGGTCGGACGACGATAGCTTCGATGACGAACAGCAGGCAGACGAGGAAGACGACATCGAAACCGTCGAGGACCTCGGCAGTTCGGTCGACGTCGATCCGGGCGTCGAAATCGACGAATCGATCGCGGAGGACGACTTGCTGGGCGGCCTCCAGATCGATTCGACCGCCGATATCGAGGTGCCCGACCGCCTCGTCGATCAGGTGATCGGACAGGACGAAGCGCGAGACATCATCATCAAAGCGGCCAAACAGCGCCGGCACGTGATGATGATCGGCTCGCCCGGGACGGGTAAGTCGATGCTGGCGAAAGCGATGAGCCAGTTGCTCCCTCGAGAGGATCTTCAGGACGTTCTCGTCTATCACAACCCCGACGACGGCAACGAGCCGAAGGTTCGAACGGTACCGGCCGGGAAGGGAGAACAGATCATCGACGCCCACAAGGAAGAAGCCCGAAAGCGCAACCAGATGCGCTCGATCCTGATGTGGATCATCATCGCGATCGTCATCGGGTACACGATTCTCTCCGGCGCGAGTCCGTTGCTCGGAATCATCGCAGCTGTGGTTATCTGGCTGTTCTTCAGGTACACGTCCCGTGGAACGGACGCGATGGTACCGAACATGATCGTCGACAACAGCGACCAGCGAACGGCTCCGTTCGAGGACGCGACGGGTGCCCACGCCGGCGCGCTGCTTGGCGACGTTCGCCACGACCCGTTCCAGTCCGGCGGCATGGAGACCCCGAGCCACGACCGCGTGGAACCCGGCGGGATCCACAAGTCGAACAAGGGCGTGTTGTTCGTCGACGAGATCAACACCCTCGACGTCCGGACCCAGCAGAAGCTGATGACTGCGATTCAGGAGGGCGAGTTCGCGATCACGGGCCAGTCCGAGCGCTCCTCGGGCGCGATGGTCCAGACCGAACCCGTCCCCTGTGACTTCGTCATGGTCGCTGCGGGTAACATGGACGCGATGGAGAACATGCACCCCGCACTCCGATCCCGTATCAAGGGGTACGGATACGAGGTGTACATGGACGACACCATCGAGGAGACGCCCGAAATGCGTCGCAAGTACGTCCGTTTCATCGCCCAGGAGATCGAACGCGACGGCCGGCTTCCACACTTCGACCGCGAAGCCGCAAAAGAGGTCATCCTCGAGGCCAAACGACGCGCGGGTCGCAAGGACCACCTCTCCTTGCTCATGCGTGAACTCGGCGGCCTCGTTCGCGTCGCAGGCGACATCGCCCGCGCGGACGACCGCGAGTTCACCAACCGCGAGGATGTCCTGCAGGCCAAAGATCGCTCGCGATCGATCGAGCAACAGCTCGCCGACGATTACATCGAACGGCGCAAGGACTACGAACTGCAGGTCACCGAAGACGGCGTCGAAGGCCGCGTCAACGGACTCGCGGTCATGGGCCAGGACTCGGGTATTATGCTCCCCGTCATGGCCGAAATCGCCCCCGCACAGGGTCCGGGACAGGTTATCGCGACCGGCCAGTTAAAGGAGATGGCCGAAGAGTCGGTCCAGAACGTCTCGGCGATCATCAAGAAGTTCTCCGACGTCAACCTCTCGGAGAAGGACGTTCACATTCAGTTCGTCCAGGCCGGCCAGCAGGGCGTCGACGGCGACTCCGCCTCGATTACGGTGGCAACGGCCGTCATCTCCGCCTTGGAGGACATTCCGGTCGATCAGACGGTCGCGATGACCGGCTCGCTCTCGGTGCGCGGCGACGTCCTCCCGGTCGGCGGCGTGACCCACAAGATCGAGGCCGCCGCGAAAGCGGGCTGCAAGAAGGTAATCATCCCCGAAACGAACGAACAGGACGTGATGATCGAAGACGAGTACGAAGACATGATCGAGATCATCCCGTGCTCGAACATCAGCGAAGTGCTCGAGGTCGCGTTGATCGGCCAGCCCGAGAAGGACTCGCTGCTCAACCGCCTCAAGCAGATCACCGAATCGGCGTTCGATCCGCAGGTTTCCCAGACCGGGAGCTCGAACCCGAGTCCGCAATAG
- a CDS encoding CPBP family intramembrane glutamic endopeptidase has product MPNWTVFAGGTIAVLVVLLVLSHLTQSAFEETPDSADSSDRSGAFRTDSSDGDGDESVRESTARGTASSGVPDDRAADRPTGGDEDRSSPAATDTELPPSAGDQHRGDDQNHGDDQHHAGDQHRGVHVESSAADAPLDESPSVESTPPDPADMSTGMVLANVALSQGVFAVVLIGAAIYTDIPLEALGLEISRSWLFAGLALGTGFGIALYLANEIGAAISTWVGFEHDEQLRDILGPDSISGWIILLAFVLPIIAVFEELLFRAALIGVFEAGFGISPWLLAVVSSIAFGLGHGMQGSVGILVTGALGFVLAAAFVLTGNLLVVVVAHYLINALEFVVHEGIGFEWAAVLERGG; this is encoded by the coding sequence ATGCCCAATTGGACGGTGTTCGCCGGCGGAACGATCGCCGTCCTCGTCGTGTTGCTGGTTCTTTCTCACCTTACGCAGTCGGCGTTCGAGGAGACGCCGGATTCAGCGGATTCGTCCGACAGATCGGGCGCGTTTCGGACCGACTCGAGCGACGGAGACGGCGACGAGTCCGTCAGAGAATCGACCGCACGCGGGACAGCCTCGAGTGGCGTCCCCGACGATCGCGCCGCGGACCGACCGACTGGTGGCGACGAAGACCGCTCGAGTCCGGCTGCAACCGATACTGAGTTGCCGCCGAGCGCGGGCGACCAGCACCGCGGAGACGATCAGAACCACGGAGACGACCAGCACCACGCGGGCGATCAACACCGCGGTGTGCACGTTGAATCGTCCGCAGCAGACGCTCCTCTCGATGAGTCGCCTTCTGTAGAGTCGACACCGCCCGATCCAGCCGACATGTCGACGGGGATGGTGCTGGCCAACGTCGCGCTTTCACAGGGCGTCTTCGCGGTCGTGTTGATCGGGGCCGCGATCTACACCGATATCCCGCTCGAGGCGCTCGGCCTCGAAATTTCTCGCTCGTGGTTGTTCGCCGGGCTCGCCCTCGGCACGGGCTTTGGAATCGCACTCTACCTCGCAAACGAGATCGGTGCCGCGATTTCGACCTGGGTCGGCTTCGAGCACGACGAGCAGCTTCGGGATATACTCGGCCCGGATTCGATCTCCGGCTGGATCATATTGCTGGCGTTCGTCCTGCCGATCATCGCCGTCTTCGAGGAGTTGCTCTTCCGAGCGGCGCTGATCGGCGTGTTCGAGGCAGGATTCGGGATCTCACCGTGGCTGCTGGCCGTCGTCTCCTCGATCGCCTTTGGCCTCGGCCACGGTATGCAGGGGTCGGTCGGCATCCTCGTGACCGGCGCGCTGGGGTTCGTACTCGCCGCGGCGTTCGTCCTCACCGGAAACTTGCTCGTCGTCGTCGTCGCACACTACCTGATCAACGCCCTCGAGTTCGTCGTCCACGAAGGGATCGGCTTCGAGTGGGCCGCGGTGCTCGAACGCGGCGGATGA
- a CDS encoding MGMT family protein, whose translation MEDVTDAGIYARESPYLERFVQIGVASGRVLRVTFPDAPDEDAESDHPILDELDEYLDGLEEPDFSDVTVALTVPTDQREVLEQVRTIPYGEGTDVAGLARMTPGLDPDEQADVTLVRTALAENPAPILIPDHRIRDGPSAAPPAVEQKLRSLEGL comes from the coding sequence ATGGAGGACGTCACCGACGCAGGGATCTACGCGCGCGAGTCGCCGTACCTCGAGCGGTTCGTCCAGATCGGGGTCGCGAGCGGGCGCGTGTTGCGGGTCACGTTCCCGGACGCGCCCGACGAGGACGCCGAATCGGACCATCCGATTCTCGACGAACTCGACGAGTATCTCGATGGTCTCGAGGAACCGGACTTTTCGGACGTGACCGTCGCACTCACCGTTCCGACCGACCAACGCGAGGTGTTAGAACAGGTCCGGACGATCCCGTACGGAGAGGGAACCGACGTGGCGGGGCTCGCTCGAATGACCCCCGGCCTCGACCCGGACGAGCAGGCCGACGTGACCCTCGTTCGAACCGCACTGGCGGAAAATCCGGCACCGATTCTCATCCCCGACCACCGAATTCGGGACGGTCCAAGCGCCGCGCCGCCGGCGGTCGAACAGAAGCTTCGATCGCTCGAGGGACTGTAA
- the trpC gene encoding indole-3-glycerol phosphate synthase: protein MNSESNVAPAVRSILEAARERGRSEGDDGPSGGRTPASDGRVSVEARSLPDAIERAEREDRVPVIAEVKPTSPTSDGTRDEDPVELARAMVEGGASAISVLTEPTHFDGSPEALRRVRAAVDVPVLRKDFVLRESQMDVVEADLILLIARFVDDLPALVAAARDRGFQPLVEVHDAAELEAALEADASIIGVNNRDLTKLEVDLGTFEGVAPAVPDDVTLIAESGVSDPADVRRMREAGADALLIGSAIMDHANTDEVDIAENTRRLTRV, encoded by the coding sequence ATGAACTCCGAAAGCAACGTCGCACCCGCAGTCCGATCTATCCTCGAGGCTGCCCGGGAGCGAGGCCGAAGCGAGGGCGACGACGGGCCATCTGGCGGACGAACGCCCGCCAGCGACGGTCGAGTCTCCGTCGAGGCGCGTTCGCTTCCCGACGCGATAGAGCGGGCCGAACGCGAGGATCGAGTCCCGGTGATCGCAGAAGTCAAGCCGACGAGTCCGACCAGCGATGGAACGCGGGACGAGGATCCCGTCGAACTGGCCCGGGCGATGGTCGAGGGCGGCGCGAGCGCGATTTCGGTGTTGACCGAACCGACCCACTTCGATGGCTCGCCCGAGGCGTTGCGACGCGTTCGGGCCGCCGTCGACGTTCCCGTGCTTCGGAAGGATTTCGTCCTTCGAGAGTCACAGATGGACGTGGTCGAAGCAGACCTCATCCTCCTGATCGCGCGGTTCGTCGACGACCTTCCGGCGCTGGTCGCGGCCGCCCGCGACCGGGGATTCCAGCCGTTGGTCGAGGTCCACGACGCCGCGGAACTCGAGGCGGCCCTCGAGGCCGACGCCTCGATCATCGGCGTCAACAACCGCGATCTGACGAAACTCGAGGTCGATCTCGGGACGTTCGAGGGGGTCGCGCCCGCGGTCCCCGACGACGTGACGCTGATCGCCGAAAGCGGCGTGTCGGACCCGGCGGACGTGCGGCGGATGCGGGAGGCGGGTGCCGACGCACTGCTGATCGGTAGTGCGATCATGGATCACGCGAACACGGACGAGGTCGACATCGCCGAAAACACCAGGAGATTAACACGAGTATGA